Proteins encoded together in one Pirellulales bacterium window:
- a CDS encoding efflux RND transporter periplasmic adaptor subunit: MASTSTRPELSALRIDRSRKSSSRGTWLAFVLVVLALAAAGGGVAWWMLGDSFERRIVVKTDTVRVMTLGQASRVLTATGYLESRKQAAVGAKAPGRIAKMLVEEGDTVEAGDLLAELEHSDLDATLASRKVEVTQREAELNEAHNMLVLADRNFAREKQNFTRKAGTQAALDNAEAEFNTATARVAAMAAALESAKARVREAEESIQNMRVYAPFAGTIISKEAELGETIMPGGMGLASGRGSVATLADLSHLEVDTDVKEDYLGSLRRGQPAEIAVDAVPDRRYRGRLREIIPMGDRTRGIVKVKVEVIDPNDRLFPELSATVHFLPFEDRAAAGEPARAPFVPENAIVQDTGKSYVWRVIDGRAKRVAVEVEGPARDGLLMVLSGLRGGETVIANPPPELAENVRVESPR; the protein is encoded by the coding sequence GTGGCTTCCACGAGCACGCGTCCCGAGCTTTCGGCACTGCGCATCGACCGCTCGCGCAAGAGCAGTTCGCGCGGCACCTGGTTGGCGTTCGTCCTCGTCGTCCTGGCCCTGGCGGCAGCCGGCGGCGGTGTGGCCTGGTGGATGCTCGGCGACTCTTTCGAGCGCCGAATCGTGGTGAAAACCGACACGGTGCGGGTGATGACTTTGGGGCAGGCCAGCCGTGTGTTGACGGCCACCGGTTATCTCGAATCGCGCAAGCAAGCCGCCGTCGGCGCCAAAGCACCCGGTCGCATCGCCAAGATGCTGGTCGAAGAAGGGGACACGGTCGAGGCCGGCGACCTGCTAGCCGAGCTCGAGCATAGCGATCTCGACGCGACGCTCGCTTCGCGCAAGGTTGAGGTCACGCAGCGCGAGGCCGAGTTGAACGAGGCCCACAACATGCTCGTGCTGGCCGATCGCAACTTCGCCCGCGAGAAGCAGAACTTTACGCGCAAGGCGGGGACGCAGGCGGCGCTCGACAACGCCGAAGCGGAGTTCAACACCGCCACCGCCCGCGTGGCGGCCATGGCGGCGGCGCTCGAAAGTGCGAAAGCACGCGTGCGCGAAGCGGAAGAGTCGATTCAGAACATGCGCGTCTATGCTCCCTTCGCCGGCACGATCATCTCGAAGGAGGCGGAGTTGGGCGAGACGATCATGCCCGGCGGCATGGGGCTCGCCTCGGGGCGCGGCTCGGTGGCGACGCTGGCCGACCTGTCGCACCTCGAAGTCGATACCGACGTGAAGGAAGATTATCTCGGCAGCCTGCGGCGCGGCCAGCCGGCCGAGATCGCGGTGGACGCCGTGCCCGATCGTCGCTATCGCGGTCGCCTGCGCGAAATCATTCCCATGGGCGATCGCACACGCGGCATCGTCAAAGTGAAGGTCGAAGTGATCGACCCGAACGATCGATTATTTCCCGAGCTCAGCGCCACGGTACACTTCTTGCCCTTCGAAGATCGGGCAGCGGCGGGGGAGCCGGCCCGAGCCCCGTTCGTGCCTGAAAATGCCATCGTCCAGGACACCGGCAAGAGCTATGTCTGGCGCGTGATCGATGGTCGTGCCAAGCGCGTGGCGGTCGAGGTCGAGGGGCCCGCGCGCGATGGTCTGCTGATGGTGCTCAGCGGCCTGCGTGGGGGCGAGACCGTAATTGCCAATCCGCCCCCGGAACTGGCTGAGAACGTACGCGTCGAAAGTCCCCGATAG